The genome window gaaatgcagcaaattggcaataagaaagttattcatcgttgaactagagaaataatttgtaatacgtttgattatatgagaataacttttcctttagaaccactgacaaaaattggtttccttagaatttattttttcagtctatttagcgaaaatttaaatttacctagacattcctttttacggcgtttatgagaaatttgacactgacaatacaattttgtgacatttctcagtcttttgtttccgccaccaaatatgaaaatacctctaacAGATTTAAGTGGATAAAATAGATTTCTTTAGTACAGATTTATTAATATTCGCCAAAATAAATTGTATCAAATTTCAAttagtaacaaaaataataaatcactaacatattttatttgagaactaattaatacctaaacaaaaacacaaaacaataCTGAATGTAAATCAGACAACTTGACATaacctataaaaaaaattgacgtaTTTCCcaagtattttaatttgtacttgtatttttaccagAACTATGACTGTAAATATGTGTTTAATCGCAGAggtttttataacattttttcattaattcttAATAGCAAAACAGTATTTAAAAACGTGTTTCGTAAGGCGTCTTGACGCACTCGTCATTGAAAAACTCTGTCATTACGCTCCCtcgtttttcaattttagaCTGCTGCGTTAACAGTTAAGACAATACCTTGTGacacttgttttttaatatcataCTATTAAATGTGCTTAAAGGTTTACTTATTACCGACACTTGTATTACatattgttaattaaatcCTGACAATAACGTATTAGGGAATATCGACAGTGTGAATCTTGCAGGACAGTATACTGGGTGCGGCACATTTTTTGCAGTGAAGTAATTATAAACTGATGGAGAATGTCATTTTACACTCGGTTAACATTTACTGATTTTATACAAATGGTAAAGTAGCTGTGTCTTTTAGTGTTCAACTGATGGCTTTATCGACCAAGTGAGCTTTAtttgtaatattaattttgttgaaataattatcATCGTGCTCACTTTTTAACGAGCAGTTGTTGAACAGATTTATGacgataacattttttttcgataaaatttttatcgttGCTGAATTCATAAATAGATACATAAGTTTCAAAATAAAGTAACTTATGTGTAAGGCAACTtttgtttcttctttttttttcacaaaacttGACTCACCGGGTGAGGTATCTGTGCTAATGACGAACCGTGGAAAGAACTTTGTCACCAGTTTGAGCATAATTggagcattttttttttcaataaataatttcaggGTCGATTTCACCCACGCCAGCCAAGAACGAGGCAAAACCTCAAAAAGTGGTTACCAAGTTTATAGCACCAGtttctttgatttctttttgttgttttgcGTGGTTTATGAAAATGGCGtaagaacaaaaattagattttgtcaTGCGAAATCGACTTAATGAAATGATGTTAGTTTGTTGAAATTTATTCTCGAAAAGGTCGTCTAACCTTTCAAACAATGAATATACATGATTAACCAATTTTTTAACCGAGCTAATAAGAAGCACGTTACATGCGAGAATAGCGCTCGTACGGTTcggaaaatttgaaaagaaaataatgcCCAAAGCTATATTTGAAccctttcaattttttatttggcaACATGTATATTTACGTGACTTTTATGAaaccataaaaatatttaaagcaggcaagttttcaaatttcaccggtgattttttaaagatcCACGTTACTGTCGTCATCAGAGCAAATGTTTGCTCGAATATATAATAAAAGGTAATCAAATAGCATGCATGAAAGGTTAATTAGAAATGACTTTTTTTGAGATATGAACGTAATTAAATCGACCGAAGAGTGAATAAATGTGCGGTCCCAACTGTATTTTTGCGAGATTACACATCAACAATATTAAACGACTGGGACTgtgtaaacaatattttttaagactttttGTTTTCGTCTCATCATCTGTAAACCCCACTTAATgaaacgagtgtaacatgAAGCAATAAATTATCTCTGATCTTGAACCGAAGCTTCAAGGACTTTTTTTGCATAGAAATTtgcataaatttattttaaaatacaaccATTGTTCCaattaacataaaattactattgGCAAcgttttgatttaaattctAGCACAAATAAAAACACGGTACGTCACGTGGTTTTTGTGATTACTTTGTAAACAACACATCCGACAAGACAGGTTCAAGGCTTCTCCGAACtgttgttttgacaaattgtctAACGAGGGTTTCTTTTTCAGCTGAAGGCTCGTTCCGTGAGAACATGGCGCCACAGTGGAGACCACGGCGGTGAGCTTTCCGTTTACTGTTGGTGAGAGGAGCTTAAAGGGCGATCTCCGTCGCCCTGTGAATTGTCAAAAACTCCGTGCATGAGCAGTTTACCAGCTCTGTGGCCCGATCACTCATCAAACGAGTAAAACTGCTCTTTGTCTAAATTGGTCAGTAAACAATTGGGAATTAATAATCACGTGACGAAGTGGTGGCCTGTAAAACTTAGTGCTTGTTTTTATGactgtaaataatttaaatcaaatcaCCTCAAGTTCAATGTGGTATATTTACATGGTCTGAATAAAATTGGCTCTTAATTGCACTATAACTTATGGCACAAAATTTATATGGCGTTACTATCATTTTTTGTACTAAATAGATTACCGGCTACTGAAGATTATCGCCTGTAAAGCGAGCGgccttcttcttcttctacTCTTACAGACTCGAATCATTTTCGCCTAATTTAACGACGAAAACTGGAAACAAATTTCGACAATattcttcatttttaaatgacaaacgGTGCAGCGCTACAATCTTCAGTAACATTAATGTTGTAATAATATCATAGTTGTAAAAGTAATATTTAGAGGAAAGAATTTTCATAAATGCAGGAAATGGGACGGTGAGGTTGTTTGGTCCAGGTTGGTTATGTCGAACACGATTCAATATTTTCTTGAAGTGTTCGTGTAACCAACCTCCGATAAGTACCTAACAAGAAGGGATTTCGGTAGCTCATatgataaatacataataataatgataagaataataataatgaataataacaAGTTGGTGTTTAAAAACAGATCAGGTTGATTGTAAGGTTCCCAGGCCTACAGACTAAGTTTCGACTCGCGAAAAGTTgtactgtatatttttatgtaaCCATGTAATAAGCAGTATAAAGTCTAAAGTGttttaaatgtacaaaattgatATTTCGGCCAggcatcattaaaaatttacatttactaCGAATTTATATTGTAGATATTGTATGAGAACGtgcaatttacaaatgttgtcaactttttgtacatattagaattttaaatctgtgcatttaaagaaaatattgcattatataaaaacaatggCTCGGGGGAGGCGTGTTGTgagtttgtttttgtaaatacgacagttgtttttatataatgttACGTATTGCaatatgaaatatttttacaaatagtTGAGTGTCTGTAATagatttagttttgaaatacGGGAGGTGCGTAACGATTTCATTGTAGCAagacaaattttgaaagtgttgtccaagaaaaaacaatctgttgcctttattaaaaattattgttgcgATGCATTTTACTGCCATTctggaatttttcaaaatttcattgaTTTGGAGAaggctttgaaaatttgtGATTGCACTGGAATTCCTTGTATCTTAGGGTCTACTTCTAAGCCATGTTGTTGCCATATTACCGCTTACTGAACTTTAACACTGGCCAGGACATGTTAAGAAAACAACAATGCTGCCGAACAACTGCCCTTGTTGAAGGAAAAAACAACAACTATCAATGGTAACTGCCATCAAACTAAAGTTGCGCGGTGGATTggtgaaatcaaaattattttaaaagtgggtgttgatttttgaactaaaaaaaatcatcgttTATAATAACTAGAGGTTAAAAGATAGTAGGACATTTAACAAATTGAaagactttttttaaattgtgtgaGTGAATTGTGTTTTGTAATATGGAAGTTGCGATTTTGTAGGAATGGTGAAACCtgagtttgtcaaaaaaatgtataatcaGAGTAGTAATATTATAGGGTGTGCATAGtacatataaattttttttatataaaaaatcttGTGTGTAGGGTAAAActataatatattatttaaagATATTGCCcgtttttgtaaacatcagtGTTGCACGGCGTtaaagttttattaattttttttttttttgttacatttgGTACactcgaattttattttatgtgaTTGTAAGAACTATTAAGTTTTAATACCTGTGAAATGGGTAATAAGATACATTTAGAAACCAGTGATATGTTTTAAGTATTTTTGCACCATTACGTGCAGTTGTGAGTAAACATTATTCTTGTGATACAGATTAATAGCCatatagaaaataattaactcAAAAGAATATTTCGTTTACTTTCTATATGACTATTTTTGCACGTTGTAATACTTAGTTGCAATACACATATTAagtttaatgattttttaatgactaacaaaaaattacccaataaaatatttttatcatcTAATTACTGCCATTACTTTCCCAGGTTTGTTGATGTCAACTTGCACCACTGtcacctttgtttttttttttgctgtcATCAgtaaagtcaaaaatttttcTGAATGGTGTAGAACTCAGAATGGCGTATTCAATGTTGGAATGTCCTAaattacataatacaaaatCTTTGAAATTCTATCCAGAAGAATACGTAATTTTTTACCTAAACGTGATTTCGTAATATGCACTAATCATTTTTTCAAGGATCATCATGTATCTTTTCGACATAAAAATTTACCCCCGGATTTTGAACTGACAGTGGAAAATTACGCGGAACACAATAAGTCCAAGTATACtaaagaagagaaaaaaaattactctgtCCAAGCGAAGACTTCGGCACACAAGAAATGCCCGATTTACATTCACAATTTTAACGAAGCGAATCAAAATGACGGCGATTCTGTTCTCAAAAACCGcaagaaatcaaaaaacaaacaaaaatcggTCATCGAAAAGTTGGAAGAAACGTATTGGGCTAACTGGAAGCCTGATAAATACGAcacgaaaaaatcaaattcccCCGAAATTCAGGTTATAAAGAGTGCCCCGGGTAGAAGACGGAAAATTAAAGTGTACCCCGAGACGACGGTGGAAGAAATTTTAGACCCCACAAGTCAAGTGGAAATGAAAAGCAAAATGAAGACGATTTCTAGTAAATCTGAAGAAATCCAGACCGACGACCTTCCCATTCCTCCGAAGACGGAAGAAGAAAACACTGCAGATTCGATCGAAGAGAGTCCACAAGTGGAGGAGACATTTCCAGACGAGAAGTTTCTGAAACACACCGATTCTTTCGTCCTGAATGtcaagaaacaaaaagaagagaaGGAACACTTTGACCAGCCGAAGTGCATAAGACTGTACAAGAAGCCTGGCAAGATGTCCTCGAAGAATTTTATCAAGGGCGGTTCGTATCCGCTCAAGTCGTGCTTGAAAAAAGAAGGTAACTTGACTAAGGGCAGTAGCAGATTGACTCGCCCCGGCAGTCCGATAATCGTCTCTAGCAACTACACCAAGGGTAAATACGGCAAATCGCATCGACACTGAATGACATAACTATCATGTATCACCGCAAACAGTAAAATGCCATGAGCCATTCACGTTTTATGCTTTTTACTATCAATTAGAACAGGGTATACCGGCACGCAGATTGCACTCTTGCACTTTCTCCTTCAAGAGGGCATCGCAgctcttttttattttgaatttggaCGGCAAGGAGAAGTCTCCATGTAAGAAGGTCTGACCCAGAAGGACGTTTTCCAGAATGTGAGGCATCGCAGCTCTCAGACGAGCTATCTCGAATTCGTTGATTTTTGGCATGTGTGTGGACGCCACCCCGTGAGAGCCTTAAACGAAACGATGACGCGAGGTGACCTTCAACTCGCACATTAACATTCACGGTGATTACCTAATTTAACTATGGACGTCATGTAGGGTAGGAAGTCTCCGATGTGGCCAGTCTGGGCCACGAATGCGCATTCCACTGCCTTTTTATCACCTTTCAGCGCCTTGAGAACCAAATTTACGAATCGCGAAATCGCGACTGCTTTCGAGAAGCAAAACATCGCCCCTTTCGACAGCAAAGTCTCTTCGGCGTTTGCCACGGCGTCCTGCAGTTTCGAGTAAATTTTCTGCAACAAAACAACTCCTGCAACACTGACCGACTCTTGTTTGGTTAGTACCGAATTGTATTCTACAGTAGGTTTGGTTTGGGAGATGACGGGGATTGTAGTTTTGGGGCTCAAGCCGCCGATGACAGGACAGTGTACATCGGCGGGGTCCCTCCTCAAGTGGTAAGCGATGAGAGTGTTCGCCACCATCGACGCAACAGTCGTCACTCCGATGATTTTTCTCGGGTCGTAGGTCTCAGCTTTCTTGTACTCCTACAAATCAAGACCTGTAGATCTAGACGAGACGTTTAACCACGTACTTCCGAAACCATGGGGACCAAAGCTTCGACGGGAGGTTTAGCAATGCAGTAAACGGCAGCGGGATTAAACTCCGCCAAAAAAATTGCGGCGTTCCTAACGTTGTCTAAATTTTTGTCGAACAGTTCCCTCTGAGTCTGTCCGATTTTGTTCTGGCAGCCTCCGGTGGAAATCACCAAGTGCACCCCCTTTCCTCGAACAAGTTACACACATTTTCTCGATTTGTTCGACTGTTACCTTTATGGCTTCCCTCAAACATCTACAAGTGAACGGTACCACTTTCGTTCGGGTGTCGATGTCGTTCAGATCTTCGGCCAAGGGGTGCGTGTCCGAGTCTTCGTCGTAGAGTCTCAGCTCTTTGATGTGggagttttgttttaaaagaaGGGCGAGGTTTACACCGACGCTGCTCGTGGCGTCCAGTACTGTCACGATGGGCTCGCTCGGGGGC of Tenebrio molitor chromosome 6, icTenMoli1.1, whole genome shotgun sequence contains these proteins:
- the LOC138132962 gene encoding malate dehydrogenase, mitochondrial-like produces the protein MFFFKSKITRRILTNPILYRRLTSLICPPPPSEPIVTVLDATSSVGVNLALLLKQNSHIKELRLYDEDSDTHPLAEDLNDIDTRTKVVPFTCRCLREAIKGVHLVISTGGCQNKIGQTQRELFDKNLDNVRNAAIFLAEFNPAAVYCIAKPPVEALVPMVSEEYKKAETYDPRKIIGVTTVASMVANTLIAYHLRRDPADVHCPVIGGLSPKTTIPVISQTKPTVEYNSKIYSKLQDAVANAEETLLSKGAMFCFSKAVAISRFVNLVLKALKGDKKAVECAFVAQTGHIGDFLPYMTSIVKLGSHGVASTHMPKINEFEIARLRAAMPHILENVLLGQTFLHGDFSLPSKFKIKKSCDALLKEKVQECNLRAGIPCSN
- the LOC138132963 gene encoding uncharacterized protein, which codes for MAYSMLECPKLHNTKSLKFYPEEYDHHVSFRHKNLPPDFELTVENYAEHNKSKYTKEEKKNYSVQAKTSAHKKCPIYIHNFNEANQNDGDSVLKNRKKSKNKQKSVIEKLEETYWANWKPDKYDTKKSNSPEIQVIKSAPGRRRKIKVYPETTVEEILDPTSQVEMKSKMKTISSKSEEIQTDDLPIPPKTEEENTADSIEESPQVEETFPDEKFLKHTDSFVLNVKKQKEEKEHFDQPKCIRLYKKPGKMSSKNFIKGGSYPLKSCLKKEGNLTKGSSRLTRPGSPIIVSSNYTKGKYGKSHRH